A window from Cydia pomonella isolate Wapato2018A chromosome 8, ilCydPomo1, whole genome shotgun sequence encodes these proteins:
- the LOC133520326 gene encoding uncharacterized protein LOC133520326: MVFKAGNKCPTYVPPILLNGQGLKRVTTFKYLGHLVTEDLRDDADIERERRALAMRANMIARRFHRCTVQVKITLFRAYCTSLYTCSLWTRYTQRSLNALRVQYNDAFRVLLRLPRYCSASGMFADASVDGFYAMLRKRCAAMLGRVRDSRHSLLAIVANRWDSGLLKHWSSMHVSLNNKFNLM; encoded by the coding sequence ATGGTGTTCAAAGCGGGAAACAAATGCCCAACGTATGTACCTCCGATTCTCCTGAATGGTCAGGGACTGAAGAGGGTGACGACCTTCAAGTACTTAGGGCATTTGGTAACCGAAGATCTGCGCGACGACGCGGACATCGAAAGGGAGCGCAGAGCATTGGCGATGAGAGCCAATATGATAGCCCGCAGGTTTCATCGATGTACAGTCCAAGTAAAAATAACTCTGTTCAGAGCGTACTGTACATCGCTGTATACTTGCAGCTTATGGACCAGATATACCCAGCGATCGCTAAATGCTCTGCGGGTCCAATACAACGACGCCTTCAGggtgctgttgcggctgccgcgatactgcagCGCGTCCGGGATGTTTGCGGACGCGAGCGTGGACGGTTTCTACGCCATGCTCCGCAAGCGTTGCGCCGCGATGCTTGGTAGGGTGCGTGACAGCCGCCATAGCCTCCTGGCGATCGTGGCTAACAGGTGGGACAGTGGCCTTTTGAAGCACTGGTCCTCCATGCACGTTAGCCTTAATAATAAGTTCAATTTAATgtga